One segment of Setaria viridis chromosome 4, Setaria_viridis_v4.0, whole genome shotgun sequence DNA contains the following:
- the LOC117853247 gene encoding uncharacterized protein — protein sequence MGPTVVATRKRGTEFLLDDPFDLPRLAKRGGRCSMSAVAADLGLSFPLEFDPVTALQLIFPGADPQILEEHLQASGNVLEAAIRAYKDYLVDRSSESTSSITYATSNDGADDGVLSEIDLPVAIPTNGSEWAELIVKEMSSASDLVDAKNRSLKILKLLEKSAARVSPDEQGKVHKEHKIVKQMLGALLHQNGVLKRAFLIQHNRLKEYQEMVQERSQFNHIIEKYQKQIKALEEKNYALSFHLQQAKQCSNTYRHRNPDIF from the exons ATGGGGCCGACCGTCGTGGCAACCCGGAAGCGCGGCACGGAGTTCCTCCTCGACGACCCCTTCGACCTGCCTCGCCTGGCAaagcgcggcggccggtgctcgatgtcggccgtcgccgccgacctaGGCCTCAGCTTCCCGCTGGAGTTCGATCCGGTCACCGCGCTCCAGCTCATCTTCCCCGGCGCCGATCCGCAG ATTCTTGAAGAACATTTACAAGCGTCAGGAAATGTTTTGGAAGCTGCAATTAGAGCATACAAAGATTACCTGGTAGATAGAAGCTCAGAATCTACTTCTTCCATAACATATGCTACATCCAACGACGGCGCAGACGATGGCGTCCTTTCTGAAA TTGATCTGCCAGTGGCAATTCCCACCAATGGCTCTGAATGGGCAGAGCTTATTGTCAAGGAGATGTCCTCTGCTTCAGATTTGGTTGACGCCAAGAATCGCTCCCTCAAGATACTCAAACTGTTGGAAAAATCTGCTGCTAGGGTTAGTCCAGATGAACAGGGCAAAGTGCACAAG GAGCACAAGATAGTGAAGCAGATGCTGGGAGCCCTGCTTCACCAGAACGGTGTTCTGAAGCGGGCATTCCTCATACAGCACAATCGGCTCAAGGAGTATCAGGAGATGGTGCAGGAGCGGTCTCAATTCAACCATATTATCGAGAAGTACCAGAAGCAAATAAAGGCATTAGAG GAGAAGAACTACGCCTTGTCATTTCATCTTCAGCAAGCGAAACAATGCAGCAACACCTACAGGCATCGCAATCCAGACATATTCTAA
- the LOC117853925 gene encoding desmethyl-deoxy-podophyllotoxin synthase, with protein sequence MALPVVYLLLLPLLAIVPLVFLSRAVSRRRGGAGGSARLPPSPWALPVIGHLHHLAGALPHRTMRDLAARHGPLMLLRLGEVRVVVASSADAAREVMRTRDLDFATRSMSRTVRLAFPRGTEGIIFAPYGHGWRQIRKLCTVELLSARRVQSFRSVREEEAARLLRAVAAAAAPPTPARAVNLSELITVYAADSAVRTIIGSSFKDRDAFLKLLERMVKMVAKMSLPDLYPSSRLAMLVSRMPGQMKRQRQELVSFIDNIVREHEENKAADNDGDKEDLLDVLLRIQREGDLQVPITTDNIKSVVGDMLGTGSDTVATVLQWIMAELMRNPRVMQKVQDEVRCILAGRHQVTEDNLRNLHYMNLVIKETLRLHPPAPLLFPRDCRSSCQVLGFSVPKDAMVLVNAWAISRDPKYWDMPEEFVPERFEDSKIDFKGTDFEYTPFGAGRRMCPGIAFAFVNMELILASLLYHFDWELPCGMEAADLDMTEELGVTVRRLQDLQLVPVVRAPLPVE encoded by the exons ATGGCGCTTCCGGTGGTATATCTCTtactcctccctctcctggccATCGTTCCACTCGTCTTCCTCAGCCGCGCTGTgtcgcgccggcgaggcggcgccggcggcagtgCCCGGCTGCCTCCGTCGCCGTGGGCGCTCCCGGTGATTGGCCACCTGCACCACCTCGCGGGCGCGCTCCCGCACCGCACCATGCGCGACCTCGCCGCGCGCCACGGGCCGCTCATGCTGCTCCGCCTCGGCGAggtccgcgtcgtcgtcgcctcctccgccgacgCGGCGCGCGAGGTGATGAGGACGCGCGACCTCGACTTCGCGACGCGCTCGATGAGCCGGACGGTCCGGCTAGCGTTCCCCAGGGGCACCGAGGGCATCATCTTCGCCCCCTACGGCCACGGCTGGCGGCAGATCCGCAAGCTGTGCACCGTCGAACTGCTCAGCGCCCGCCGCGTCCAGTCCTTCAGGTCGGTccgcgaggaggaggccgcccgcctcctccgcgccgtggcggcggcggcggcgccgccgacgccggcgcgggcggtgaACCTGAGCGAGCTGATAACGGTGTACGCCGCCGACTCGGCGGTCCGCACCATCATAGGGAGCTCGTTCAAGGACAGGGATGCGTTCCTGAAGTTGCTGGAGCGCATGGTGAAGATGGTCGCCAAGATGAGCTTGCCGGACCTCTACCCGTCGTCTCGCCTCGCCATGCTTGTCAGCCGAATGCCGGGCCAGATGAAGCGTCAGCGGCAGGAACTGGTGTCGTTCATCGACAACATCGTCCGGGAGCACGAGGAGAACAAAGCCGCTGACAACGACGGCGACAAGGAAGACTTGCTCGACGTGCTCCTGAGGATTCAGAGGGAGGGTGATCTCCAGGTCCCCATCACGACTGACAACATCAAATCAGTGGTCGGA GACATGCTCGGCACGGGCAGCGATACGGTCGCGACAGTCCTTCAATGGATCATGGCTGAGCTTATGAGGAATCCGAGAGTGATGCAAAAGGTACAAGATGAGGTCCGGTGTATACTCGCCGGGCGCCACCAAGTAACCGAGGACAACCTACGCAATCTGCACTATATGAACCTAGTCATCAAGGAGACCCTTCGGCTACATCCACCGGCACCCCTACTATTTCCACGCGATTGTAGGAGTTCATGCCAAGTATTAGGGTTCAGTGTGCCGAAAGACGCCATGGTTCTCGTGAACGCGTGGGCTATTAGTAGAGACCCCAAATACTGGGACATGCCCGAGGAATTCGTTCCGGAGAGATTTGAAGATTCCAAGATTGATTTTAAGGGAACGGATTTTGAGTACACGCCGTTTGGGGCAGGGCGTCGGATGTGCCCGGGCATAGCGTTCGCGTTTGTGAACATGGAGCTCATACTGGCTAGCCTCTTATACCATTTTGATTGGGAGCTGCCGTGTGGAATGGAGGCAGCAGATCTGGATATGACGGAGGAATTGGGAGTCACGGTTCGACGGCTCCAGGACCTCCAGCTTGTTCCTGTTGTCCGGGCGCCCTTACCAGTGGAGTAG
- the LOC117853774 gene encoding desmethyl-deoxy-podophyllotoxin synthase, whose protein sequence is MDQELQSSYHYISLIVILLLPLLAVKLRRCNRGKNLPPGPWRLPVTGSLHHLVGALPHRAMRDLARRHGPLMLLRLGELPVVVASSPGAAREVMRTHDAAFATRPRTATLRELTRDGLGVAFAPHGEHWRQLRKLCVTELLSARRVRSLRRGREAEAANLVVSVVASLSSAPAPPKPVNVSALIATYVTDAIVRAVVGDRIRDRDAFMEKLDEGVKVAAGFSLADVFPSSRLARAFSGAARRARAHHREMTRLMDGVIEEHRKRRAAGAGNEEEDLLDVLLRIQKDGGLQVPLDIGTIRAVIIDLFGAGSETTATTLQWAMAELMRHPAALRKAQAEVRRVLAGERRVSEDALPELRYLQLVLKETLRLHAAVPLLLPRECQEETRGVLGYDVPGGAMVLVNAWAIGRDAASWGPDAEEFRPERFEDGGARAGVDFRGTDFEFVPFGAGRRICPGIALGLAVMELGLASLLFHFDWELPGGAAPEELDMAEGLGITARRKSDLWLQATVRVPIPNV, encoded by the exons ATGGACCAAGAACTCCAATCCTCCTACCATTACATCTCCTTGATCGTGATCTTGCTGCTGCCTCTCCTCGCTGTCAAGCTCCGGCGATGCAACCGCGGCAAGAACCTGCCTCCTGGGCCATGGCGGCTGCCGGTGACCGGCAGCCTGCACCACCTCGTGGGCGCGCTCCCGCACCGCGCCATGCGTGACCTGGCCCGGCGGCACGGCCCGCTCATGCTGCTCCGCCTGGGCGAGCTCCCCGTCGTCGTGGCGTCCTCGCCCGGCGCCGCGCGAGAGGTCATGAGGACCCACGACGCCGCGTTCGCGACGCGGCCCCGGACCGCCACCCTCCGGGAGCTCACCCGCGATGGGCTCGGCGTCGCGTTCGCGCCGCATGGCGAGCACTGGCGCCAGCTCCGCAAGCTCTGTGTCACCGAGCTGCTCAGCGCGCGGCGGGTCAGATCTCTCCGCCGCGGGCGCGAGGCTGAGGCCGCCAACCTCGTCGTGTCCGTCGTCGCATCGCTGTCgtcagcgccggcgccgcccaagCCCGTGAACGTCAGCGCCCTCATCGCCACGTACGTCACGGATGCGATCGTGCGTGCCGTGGTGGGCGACCGGATCAGGGACCGGGATGCGTTCATGGAGAAGCTGGACGAGGGCGTCAAGGTGGCCGCCGGGTTCAGCCTCGCCGACGTGTTCCCGTCATCACGGCTCGCGCGCGCGTTCAGCggggcggcgcgccgcgcgcgggcgcaCCACCGCGAGATGACCCGGCTCATGGACGGCGTCATCGAAGAGCACAGGAAGAGgagggcggccggcgccggcaacgAGGAGGAAGACCTCCTCGACGTGCTCCTCAGGATCCAGAAGGACGGCGGCCTGCAGGTTCCCCTCGACATTGGCACCATACGCGCCGTGATCATC GATCTTTTCGGTGCGGGGAGcgagacgacggcgacgactcTGCAGTGGGCCATGGCAGAGCTGATGCGTCACCCGGCGGCGCTGCGCAAGGCGCAGGCCGAGGTGCGCCGCGTGCTCGCCGGGGAGCGCCGCGTGTCGGAGGACGCGCTGCCGGAGCTGCGCTACCTGCAGCTCGTCCTGAAGGAGACGCTGCGCCTGCACGCCGCGGTGCCGCTGCTCCTCCCGAGGGAGTGCCAGGAGGAGACGCGCGGCGTCCTCGGCTACGACGTGCCCGGGGGCGCCATGGTGCTGGTCAACGCGTGGGCGATCGGCAGGGACGCCGCGAGCTGGGGCCCCGACGCCGAGGAGTTCCGGCCAGAGAGGttcgaggacggcggcgccagGGCGGGGGTGGACTTCAGGGGCACGGACTTCGAATTCGTGCCGTTCGGCGCGGGCCGGAGGATCTGCCCGGGCATAGCGCTTGGACTCGCCGTCATGGAGCTCGGCCTCGCCAGCCTCCTCTTCCACTTCGACTGGGAGCTCCCCGGAGGCGCTGCGCCGGAGGAGCTGGACATGGCCGAGGGGCTTGGGATcacggcgaggaggaagagcgATCTGTGGCTGCAGGCCACCGTGCGCGTGCCTATTCCAAATGTGTAG